tttaagcAAATTTAATCTTATTTAAGCAAAGCAACTGTGGCTTCTCCAATCACAAGTGCAGCTCCTTCACAATTAATATTGAGTAATGACGTTACACGAAAACAGCACAAATATATTCctgtgtttttataaaaagagaATTAAGAAAACATGCAGTACAAATGTACACTGATTTCAATGTAACAAGCACCAATCATGCATCAAAATTGAAAAAATTGGGTCCAGATTAACCTGACACCACAATGCTCTATATACTACTGAGAAAAAAGGGTTCTGGCACAAAAGtagaaaatgtagttttattttcaagtgaaGCTGGAGACGTGCTAAAAATGAACTAAGACGACTGGCAAGATTATTGACAAGAATTCACTTAGTAAAATCCCATGAACATTAGTTCACAGTTGTGCTCATCTctgaattaatattaattaattaactCATATTAATGGCATATTAACTCATATTAATTAACTCTTATTAATggcaatgtaaaaaaaaataaattactgttttatGACAGTTTGGCTATCACCTTGGTGTTCTTTGGGAAGGTCTAATACTTTAATCTGAACCTTATTCTAACTGacaatggaaaaaacagcagcagtttagGGATAGAAAGACTGACAAGTGCTGCTGAATGACAcaagttttctgttctgtgttttgaaagaacTCTACACTGGATCGCTGAACACTTCACTGCAGGATGGCCCAACAGTCTGTGACGGAGTGGCATGGTTGGCACTTACATGCACAAAGCTGCTTAAATAATGACCCAGTTCTCACGTGCAGAGTGCTGCTATTTAAGCTGCTAATAGTCAACAGTTTGCACACAAGAAAAGCACTttgtaatatattaaaaatccCAAATGCCTTTAAATGCTCTAAATGAAGGAGCCAGTAGTGTTACAAATGGAGATAAGGGAAGACACATTTCAGACTTGTACCACATACAAAAGAACAATACTTGAAAACCTCCTTTGAAACTCTCAGAAGGCCCCTATTCCACAACGCCCATGATCAGAAAGGACATATGTAttgttttctgtggaaacaCTAAAAATAGTGACACAtcagaacagaggaaaacaggCACACATCTGAATGAAGTCtctgggcaaaaaaaaattaaatgcttccCTTTATTTTATACCTAAACATGTTCAAATTTATCTACTAAGCCCACATGGCAAAGGAACCTCtggtaacatttattttaactgttaaaaaaagcacacagaagacATTCATTAAAATCACGCCTGCTGTCTAGCAAAGCTGGTATTTCCTCTAACAGGGCAGACTGTAGTGTTAGTGTGCTACTGTGCTCCTAATGCTTCATCCCCAGTCAAGTCAATGATTGTCACAAGCGTGGCGGTCACACTGACAGATTTCTTTTCATGCCATGCAAGACTGCAATATTACACATTAGCAGTGGAGAACTTTAAAACGTCATGAGCATATCGCGTTCTTGTATGCTAGTGTAGAACGGTCTCCCAAAGACAAAGGAATGCAGGCCCGGTTTAATCTTCTCAGCCAAAGCCATTACTATGTTAAGATCGCCCTCTGCTGCTAAATCAAGATCCATCTTTAAGCTACGAAGGGacctgaaaggtttttttcctttttgcctgcaaggaaataaaaaacgGTGCTGTAAAATAGAGCAGGGAAAGTTTCTCAGAGCCTGCTTTCTACTATCTGTGTACTTACGTGTCATCCtctatgtattttattaaagttaAGGCTTTTCTGTGAAGGACTAGCAGAAATTGTGCAAGGAAAGTACTTCTTAGAGACAAACCAGGCTTCAGATggaaaatctgttaaaaattgtaacagaaaattaagtagACATGGAAATTCAAGAATGATTATAAGAATGcagaatataaacaaaaatagcatATACAAATAACATAGCCTTAACTATAAAAAAGCGGGCACATTAACCACAGATTTTTAGATATATACTCAACATTCTTAGTTTTCTTGCTGCTCACATGCCATAAATTAGGCTGTTTTACAGTTCTGTTAGGATGAagtattattttactttttaaaattacctgaAATTAAACTCAACCAGGTAGCTTTCTCAGTACTGTAACTGAAGACATTGTTATGCAGCAATAGAAAACGTGCATTGCTTTTTCACATGTAAGAAAGAGTTTCAGTATTATACTAATactataaataattatttttctctctggttATGCAAGCATAGCACTGGTATGAAAAAGAGCTATCAAGCCAACAAATTATCTATTCATGTTAAATTATCTGTTACTAGGACTCAAAGTACTGAATTTTAGctcttgttctttctgaaaaaaacaaagattaCCTGATCCAGGAAGGCTTTTACTAATGTATCTCGATGCAGGATATCTTGAAAGacatttctacagaaaagaaagcaaaccagcATGTGAGGTAATGCCATAAAGGGACGCTAACTGTCCAGCAGTTCTGAACAGCAATGGCATTACTGTTTACAATCTGGCAGAAAttaaaagggaattaaaaaacTTGAGTGCATTATAATcctgctatttttaaagctaatttataattttaaaacaaaactttcagaTGAAATGAACTACACCCAGGAAAGCTATTGGACCCTGTCAAATACACTTAGCTCTGTTATACCCCTaattaaaacaggaaacaaaattaacatAACATGGTCAGAAGCATTACTGAAAATGCGCTTCAGTAATATTTAATGCAACAAAACTACTGATGGCACTGGTAAATTCCTCCAAAACATAAGCAACTACCAGAGCTGAAGGAccttcttaaaagcaaaaaaacgTCATGTATTTTACCAGAAAGCAGACTTTGTACTACTTTACTCTCTTGTCTCGAATCAAGTAACTTTGAGAGATGTGACAGGAGTACATACAAATCAGGTGTGAAACTCTCATCTGTGTGGATAATATGATCTTGAGACATCTCTTCATCTGAATTAGCTCTCCAAAATGCTGTCAGCTCGGATCTCATATATCGACGTTGGTTATAGATGTGTTCGTGGCAAGGGGGCATCTGCTTCACTGTATTGACATCTACATCTATATGTGTAGTAGGATATGGGGCATACATTACTTGACGGAAGGGCAACACAAAGCTTCCTGTTGCATCCtgttttagtgaaaaaaaaaaattcctctagttagtttttttcaaaaagctatATTGGAACAAAACAATATGAAAGCATCATGCCTAAATTTTAGATCCCATTTGTTTAAACATGTTTTGCTTGAGAGAACTGGTGGCTGTAGCCCAGTAAAAAGTCCTTCATCACAGATGATTCCCTCAATACAACAGTGAAAACAGGTACTGAGGTAACCTGTGTATTGCAGTATTGCATCATCAGGTTCATGAGCCCATTAACATTACAGTATTATATATATCTGGTAAATTTAGACTGCTCGCTAGACCAAGaagcattatttttctattcATCTTCACCCCTTGCTACAACCCTTTCAAAATACTTGGAAACTGTAGGACTGATGGaccattctttttttgttgttttcgTACAACACAAAAACTTAACGTCTTTTGGGATTCTACTCCCAAGCAGGCAAAAAAGTATTATTGTACCTCAAAGCACAGGAACAATTCTGGACAATCCTAAAGAAATAGATGTGTCAGAGAAAAGACTGGCTTGGAATTTTAACATGCAAATAGTTACAAAGAAACCTACTGTGCCAGAAAGAAATCAAGCGAAGAGAcatatttcattgaaaatgaatgtgtgtatgcatgtgtatgtcACATACAATGAAGGATGTTCTTAAACTACAGAAGAATAGAACTTTCCTAACATACTTACTTTGAGTAAGCCTTGAACAAAAAGGCCTGACTCATATTTGAAAGAAGACTCATTTCTACAGAGTCTGGAACACTTCCGCTCTGACGGCGTAAGAAACAGACACAATGTTCTCACAATCTGCATTAAACagaatggttttgaaaaatatgaaaatgtaaggAATTAACTGATCTTCATATGCAATTTCTGACTATAATATATTAGGCATTTCAAATGATGT
The Falco rusticolus isolate bFalRus1 chromosome Z, bFalRus1.pri, whole genome shotgun sequence DNA segment above includes these coding regions:
- the C9orf72 gene encoding guanine nucleotide exchange C9orf72 homolog, coding for MSALCPPPSPAVAKTEISLNGESPLLAATFAYWDNILGPRVRHIWAPKTEQVLLSDGEITFLANHTLNGEILRNAESGAIDVKFFVLAEKRVIIVSLIFDGNWNGDRSTYGLSIILPQSELGFYLPLHRVCVDRLTHIIRKGRIWMHKVGLLFITKNSSPSCLEQKQELRFCHRQSRHKKLRGDDIGDSCHEGFLLNAISSHLQTCGCSVVVGSSAEKVNKIVRTLCLFLTPSERKCSRLCRNESSFKYESGLFVQGLLKDATGSFVLPFRQVMYAPYPTTHIDVDVNTVKQMPPCHEHIYNQRRYMRSELTAFWRANSDEEMSQDHIIHTDESFTPDLNVFQDILHRDTLVKAFLDQIFHLKPGLSLRSTFLAQFLLVLHRKALTLIKYIEDDTQKGKKPFRSLRSLKMDLDLAAEGDLNIVMALAEKIKPGLHSFVFGRPFYTSIQERDMLMTF